In Rhizobium oryzihabitans, one DNA window encodes the following:
- a CDS encoding MaoC/PaaZ C-terminal domain-containing protein: MSTQTPLTVGATFSFRKTMTVAEQAMFTGISGNLGPLYVDAYAAARAGASGMVAFELAVGALTTTCLARLGGPERRIADLALSFSAPVMVGESVEASAEVTALEGEATTCRIACTNTGTGEQVATGTARLVPFASKG, encoded by the coding sequence ATGAGCACGCAAACTCCCCTTACGGTCGGCGCGACCTTCTCCTTCCGCAAGACGATGACGGTCGCCGAACAGGCGATGTTCACCGGCATCAGCGGCAATCTCGGCCCGCTTTACGTGGATGCCTACGCCGCCGCCAGGGCCGGTGCGTCCGGCATGGTTGCCTTCGAGTTGGCCGTCGGCGCGCTCACCACCACCTGCCTTGCGCGTCTAGGCGGGCCTGAGCGGCGCATCGCCGATCTTGCGCTCTCTTTTTCTGCCCCGGTCATGGTGGGCGAATCCGTTGAGGCCAGTGCCGAGGTGACCGCCCTTGAAGGCGAGGCGACCACCTGCCGTATCGCCTGCACCAATACCGGCACAGGTGAACAGGTCGCGACCGGCACGGCGCGCCTCGTGCCTTTCGCCAGCAAGGGGTGA
- a CDS encoding dihydrodipicolinate synthase family protein, with product MKKLDLGGITVATVLPYKEDFSIDWDDYAKVLDYCVGPDGITAALVNGHAGEGGLLTIEERRQVIERTRAHIGNKPLLAGVIATSTTEAIAEARQAREAGADCAVLFPPGPLGGGASASPRAPVAYVKAIVEAIDIPVSLFQYPVTSGFGYSTETLCELAAIDGVIAIKEGSDTMFAYDENWRAIKKSAPSVAILASNYNWMLPQMAAGADGILSGLGSLAPHLFAELWAATVAADLRAMRAVNDRLYPIVRAIYGPSPLIDMHTRIKTGLKSLGVIRNDAPRSPMMPTLPGIAADIARAMDAARCAGDVRVD from the coding sequence ATGAAAAAGCTTGATCTCGGCGGCATTACCGTCGCCACCGTGCTTCCCTACAAGGAGGATTTCTCCATCGACTGGGATGACTATGCGAAGGTGCTCGACTATTGCGTCGGCCCGGACGGTATCACTGCGGCACTGGTCAACGGCCATGCGGGCGAAGGCGGGCTTCTCACCATCGAGGAGCGCCGCCAGGTCATCGAACGCACCCGCGCGCATATCGGAAACAAGCCGCTGCTCGCCGGCGTGATCGCCACTTCGACGACGGAGGCGATCGCGGAAGCGCGGCAGGCGCGGGAAGCCGGCGCCGACTGCGCCGTGCTGTTTCCACCGGGGCCACTCGGTGGCGGCGCATCGGCGTCCCCGCGCGCACCCGTGGCCTACGTGAAGGCAATCGTCGAAGCGATCGATATTCCGGTGTCGCTGTTCCAGTACCCCGTGACATCAGGCTTCGGTTACTCGACCGAGACGCTTTGCGAACTGGCCGCGATTGACGGCGTGATCGCAATCAAGGAAGGCAGCGACACCATGTTTGCCTATGACGAAAACTGGCGCGCCATCAAGAAATCGGCGCCCAGCGTCGCGATCCTGGCCTCGAACTACAATTGGATGCTGCCGCAGATGGCGGCCGGTGCTGATGGCATCCTGTCCGGTCTTGGCAGCCTTGCGCCGCATCTTTTTGCAGAACTGTGGGCCGCGACGGTGGCGGCCGACCTTAGGGCGATGCGAGCTGTTAACGACCGGCTCTATCCGATCGTCCGCGCGATCTACGGGCCGTCTCCGCTGATCGACATGCACACGCGCATAAAAACCGGCCTGAAGTCGCTGGGCGTGATCCGCAACGATGCACCCCGATCGCCGATGATGCCGACGCTGCCCGGGATCGCGGCCGATATCGCCCGGGCGATGGATGCGGCCCGGTGTGCCGGCGATGTCCGGGTCGATTGA
- a CDS encoding amino acid ABC transporter ATP-binding protein gives MSTNDTNIRTEPSAVRIEAVYKRFGDFTALTDIDLTVAKGEKIVICGPSGSGKSTLIRCINHVEKHDDGRIAVNGIELKRDARSVDMVRRETGMVFQSFNLFPHMTVLENCLLAPMSALGLSRREATDSAMHFLEKVRIPEQASKFPAQLSGGQQQRVAIARALCMKPKVMLFDEPTSALDPEMVKEVLETMKGLATDGMTMLCVTHEMGFAREVADRIIFMDKGRIIEQGVPEAFFSAPQTERARYFLDQIIH, from the coding sequence ATGAGCACCAACGACACCAACATCCGCACCGAGCCCTCCGCCGTCCGCATCGAGGCCGTCTACAAACGGTTCGGCGATTTCACGGCGCTGACGGACATCGACCTCACCGTCGCGAAGGGCGAGAAGATCGTGATCTGCGGCCCTTCCGGTTCCGGCAAATCGACCTTGATCCGCTGCATCAACCACGTCGAAAAGCACGATGACGGGCGAATTGCCGTCAACGGCATCGAACTGAAACGCGATGCGAGGTCCGTCGACATGGTTCGGCGGGAAACCGGGATGGTTTTCCAGAGCTTCAACCTGTTTCCGCATATGACCGTGCTTGAGAATTGCCTCCTGGCCCCCATGTCGGCGCTTGGCCTGTCGCGCAGGGAGGCGACGGACAGTGCCATGCATTTTCTGGAAAAGGTCCGCATCCCCGAACAGGCCAGCAAGTTTCCTGCTCAGCTCTCCGGTGGCCAGCAGCAGCGTGTGGCGATTGCGCGGGCGCTCTGCATGAAACCGAAGGTCATGCTGTTCGATGAGCCGACCTCGGCGCTCGATCCGGAAATGGTCAAGGAGGTTCTCGAGACGATGAAGGGACTGGCGACCGACGGCATGACGATGCTGTGCGTCACCCACGAGATGGGCTTTGCCCGTGAGGTGGCCGACCGCATCATCTTCATGGACAAGGGGCGAATCATCGAGCAGGGCGTGCCCGAAGCCTTCTTCTCCGCGCCGCAGACGGAGCGCGCCCGCTATTTCCTCGACCAGATCATTCACTGA
- a CDS encoding efflux RND transporter periplasmic adaptor subunit, which produces MKTILMAVAFGSIFALSSCSSEEPPAEKPLRLVDVVTATKKPVDRGSVITGEVRARVQTDLSFRVSGKITERLVDVGARVKTGQLLARIDPEEQKADIDVALANLQSAEAQMTQAQLAFDRQQSLFKTQVTSRSAVDKAQETLLTTQGAVRSAQAQLDTARDALSYTELRADADGVITARNVEVGQVAQAAQLVFTLAHDGPRDAVFDVYESLFLERDIDNLVNVSLLSDPARSVDAPVREVSPTIDPDNGTIRVKVGLNGDLTMPLGAPVSGHFRFKQVDAIELPWSAMASQNGLPAVWVVDPQSSEIAMRRIEVADYETGQFVVAEGLLPGDLVVTGGTKFLRTGEKVAYEKGQAQ; this is translated from the coding sequence ATGAAAACCATTCTTATGGCAGTGGCGTTTGGCAGCATTTTCGCCCTGTCGTCCTGCAGCAGTGAAGAGCCTCCGGCCGAAAAGCCGCTGCGTCTCGTCGATGTGGTCACGGCCACGAAAAAACCCGTCGATCGCGGCAGTGTCATCACCGGCGAGGTGAGGGCGCGTGTTCAGACGGACCTGTCCTTCCGGGTGAGCGGCAAGATCACCGAGCGGCTGGTGGATGTGGGCGCGCGGGTAAAGACCGGACAATTGCTCGCCCGCATCGATCCCGAAGAGCAGAAAGCGGATATCGACGTTGCTCTCGCCAACCTGCAATCCGCCGAAGCCCAGATGACGCAGGCGCAGCTGGCATTCGACCGCCAGCAAAGTCTTTTCAAGACGCAGGTGACCTCACGCTCGGCAGTTGACAAGGCGCAGGAAACCCTGCTCACCACGCAAGGGGCAGTAAGATCGGCGCAGGCGCAGCTGGACACGGCGCGCGACGCGCTGTCCTACACCGAACTCAGGGCCGATGCGGATGGCGTGATCACGGCGCGCAACGTCGAAGTCGGCCAGGTGGCGCAGGCCGCCCAGCTTGTCTTCACGCTTGCACATGACGGGCCGCGCGATGCGGTTTTTGATGTCTACGAGTCCCTGTTCCTTGAGCGCGACATCGACAACCTCGTCAATGTCAGCCTCCTGTCGGATCCCGCCCGCAGCGTCGATGCGCCGGTGCGGGAGGTTTCCCCGACGATTGATCCGGACAATGGAACGATCAGGGTCAAGGTCGGCCTGAATGGTGATCTGACCATGCCGCTCGGCGCACCGGTCTCGGGTCATTTCCGCTTCAAGCAGGTCGATGCAATCGAGCTTCCCTGGTCGGCAATGGCGTCGCAGAACGGTCTTCCAGCCGTCTGGGTGGTTGATCCGCAATCCTCGGAAATCGCGATGCGCCGGATCGAGGTCGCCGATTACGAGACGGGTCAATTCGTCGTCGCGGAAGGGCTTCTTCCCGGTGATCTCGTCGTGACCGGCGGGACCAAATTTCTCCGCACCGGTGAAAAGGTCGCCTATGAAAAGGGGCAGGCACAATAA
- a CDS encoding electron transfer flavoprotein subunit beta/FixA family protein, which translates to MKILVPVKRVVDYNVKIRVKADGSGVELANVKMSMNPFDEISVEEALRLKEAGKAEEVVVVSIGPAKAEETLRTALAMGADRAILIETDETVEPLAVAKLLKGVAEAEQPGLVIVGKQAIDDDSNQTGQMLAALLGWGQGTFASKVEPSDGKVAVTREVDGGLQTVELKLPAVVTTDLRLNEPRYASLPNIMKAKKKPLDKKSPADFGVDVSPRLKVLKTEEPAGRKAGIKVGSVAELVEKLKADGVL; encoded by the coding sequence GTGAAGATCCTTGTCCCCGTCAAACGAGTTGTTGATTACAACGTCAAGATCCGCGTGAAGGCGGATGGTTCTGGCGTTGAGCTTGCCAATGTGAAGATGTCGATGAACCCGTTCGACGAAATCTCGGTGGAAGAGGCGCTTCGCCTGAAGGAAGCCGGCAAGGCTGAAGAGGTTGTGGTCGTGTCGATCGGCCCGGCCAAGGCGGAAGAGACGCTGCGCACGGCGCTTGCCATGGGCGCCGATCGCGCCATCCTGATCGAGACCGACGAGACGGTCGAGCCGCTGGCCGTCGCCAAGCTTTTGAAGGGTGTGGCGGAGGCCGAACAGCCCGGCCTCGTCATCGTCGGCAAGCAGGCGATCGACGACGATTCGAACCAGACCGGCCAGATGCTGGCAGCGCTGCTGGGCTGGGGCCAGGGCACCTTCGCCTCCAAGGTCGAGCCGTCCGACGGCAAGGTTGCGGTGACGCGTGAAGTCGATGGCGGTTTGCAGACGGTGGAGCTGAAGCTTCCCGCCGTCGTCACCACCGATCTTCGTCTGAACGAGCCGCGTTATGCCTCTTTGCCGAACATCATGAAGGCGAAGAAGAAGCCGCTCGACAAGAAGTCGCCGGCCGATTTCGGCGTCGATGTTTCGCCGCGCCTGAAGGTGTTGAAGACCGAGGAGCCGGCAGGCCGCAAGGCGGGCATCAAGGTCGGCTCGGTTGCCGAACTGGTCGAAAAGCTCAAAGCCGACGGCGTCCTCTAA
- a CDS encoding TetR/AcrR family transcriptional regulator: MAKAKLTRAEQKIQRPLQILDAAFEEFTKRGFTATRVEDIAERVGVTKGTVYVYFETKEALFEAMIRHASAPFQAAFKAYERKSDDPAEELRLLLEFLFDTLVDNRRMRELFRLIVAEGAKFPDLIDQHHDVFIAPIFARINGILEDGVAKKRFRANSPELAKVVMSPMVGTLVFRLIFDDRRILDRQAVLKVHLELIMRGLLA; the protein is encoded by the coding sequence ATGGCCAAAGCAAAACTGACACGTGCTGAGCAGAAGATACAACGTCCGCTGCAAATTCTCGACGCCGCATTTGAGGAATTCACCAAAAGGGGATTTACCGCGACGCGGGTTGAGGACATCGCCGAGCGGGTGGGGGTCACGAAAGGCACGGTCTACGTCTATTTCGAGACCAAGGAGGCACTTTTCGAGGCGATGATCCGACACGCCTCCGCGCCTTTTCAGGCGGCGTTCAAAGCCTATGAACGCAAGTCCGACGATCCCGCCGAAGAGCTTCGGCTGCTGCTCGAATTCCTGTTCGACACCCTTGTCGACAATAGAAGGATGCGGGAACTGTTCCGCCTCATCGTGGCCGAAGGCGCAAAATTCCCTGATCTCATCGACCAGCACCATGACGTGTTCATCGCACCGATATTCGCGCGCATCAATGGGATCCTTGAGGATGGCGTGGCAAAAAAGCGGTTCAGGGCCAATTCCCCGGAACTCGCCAAGGTCGTGATGTCGCCAATGGTCGGAACATTGGTGTTCCGGCTGATTTTCGACGACCGGCGCATTCTGGACCGGCAGGCCGTTTTGAAGGTCCATCTCGAACTGATCATGCGCGGGCTGCTGGCATAG
- a CDS encoding DUF4286 family protein, producing MSGSIEEAEMDDEPFIHIVRVDIDPEHEEAFNAWYLDRHFPDLLACPGWLSARRFISLGEGPKYAAMYEVAGQWAFETPEFQKVKGFGPFELHVRNFTRIQLRSIG from the coding sequence ATGTCCGGGTCGATTGAGGAGGCGGAGATGGACGACGAACCTTTCATTCATATCGTGCGGGTCGACATCGATCCCGAGCATGAGGAAGCCTTCAACGCCTGGTATCTTGACCGGCATTTCCCCGACCTCCTTGCTTGTCCCGGCTGGCTTTCGGCCAGGCGCTTCATTTCCCTCGGCGAGGGCCCCAAATACGCGGCCATGTACGAGGTGGCTGGGCAATGGGCCTTTGAAACACCTGAATTCCAGAAGGTAAAAGGCTTCGGCCCGTTCGAACTTCACGTCCGCAATTTCACCCGCATCCAGCTCCGCTCGATTGGCTGA
- a CDS encoding amino acid ABC transporter permease: protein MSYFDPAAFVDYLFNRFLLGGVLVTIGLTVAGVLGGLVLGMVIALMRMSASRSLSIPAKIYIWFFRGTPLLIQLVVIYTGLPQLGLKFGVIGSALIGLILHEAAYLAEIIRSGFMAVPQGQREAAWALSIPKATIFWRVTLPQAFRLMIPPFGNSVNSLLKATSLTSVISVEEIMRRSDMLMQEHFQILEVFAAATVYYLILVSVWDLVQQRLERHFGRSVARETKPATVQH from the coding sequence GTGAGCTACTTCGATCCCGCCGCGTTCGTGGACTACCTCTTCAACCGATTTCTGCTTGGCGGTGTTCTCGTCACGATCGGGCTGACCGTCGCTGGCGTGCTTGGCGGCCTTGTCCTCGGCATGGTCATCGCGCTGATGCGCATGTCCGCCAGCCGCTCTCTTTCCATTCCCGCGAAGATCTATATCTGGTTCTTTCGCGGAACTCCGCTGCTGATCCAGCTCGTCGTCATTTATACCGGCCTTCCGCAACTGGGCCTGAAGTTCGGCGTCATCGGTTCGGCGCTGATCGGGCTCATCCTGCATGAGGCGGCTTATCTCGCTGAGATCATCCGCAGCGGCTTCATGGCGGTGCCGCAGGGGCAGCGTGAGGCTGCCTGGGCGCTCAGCATTCCGAAGGCGACGATCTTCTGGCGTGTGACCCTGCCGCAGGCCTTTCGCCTGATGATCCCGCCTTTCGGAAACTCCGTGAACTCGCTGCTGAAGGCGACGTCGCTGACCTCGGTTATCTCCGTAGAAGAGATCATGCGGCGAAGCGACATGCTGATGCAGGAGCACTTCCAGATCCTGGAGGTTTTTGCCGCGGCGACCGTCTATTACCTCATTCTGGTGTCGGTCTGGGATCTCGTCCAGCAGCGATTGGAACGTCATTTCGGACGTTCTGTCGCCCGCGAGACGAAACCCGCCACCGTGCAGCATTGA
- a CDS encoding acyl-CoA dehydrogenase family protein, with the protein MIDFSLPDDSRLLVETVRKFVEAEVQPLEEATERDARIPPEELKRVRAKAQELGLYAMNMPESVGGGGLSCVDHCLVEEEFGKTADALIRRVFGQVYPMLLACKDEQREKYLLPTVRGEKICAMAITEPGAGSDAASITTTAERDGDEWVLKGTKHFISDGDIADYVIVMALTDREKRARGGITLFLVDKGTPGFSVARTQPMMGHRGYGHAELVFDNCRIPASAVLGEIGAGFKLIMQSVLEIRLAHIGARAVGMASRALELMRRYAGERRQFGQAIGDFQMVQKLIADSAIEIFAVKMMVLNAAWEIDQGLEPRDKVSMIKVAASEMQGRVVDRAIQVFGGMGFTKEMPLERMYRDARVTRIYDGTSEIHRMLIARSTIKNGLNL; encoded by the coding sequence ATGATAGATTTTTCACTGCCGGATGACAGCCGGCTGCTGGTTGAGACTGTCCGCAAGTTCGTTGAAGCGGAGGTTCAACCGCTGGAGGAGGCGACGGAACGTGACGCCCGCATTCCGCCGGAAGAGCTGAAGCGCGTCAGGGCAAAGGCGCAGGAACTGGGCCTCTATGCCATGAACATGCCGGAATCAGTCGGCGGCGGCGGCCTTTCCTGCGTCGATCACTGCCTCGTCGAAGAGGAGTTCGGCAAGACCGCCGACGCGCTCATTCGCCGAGTTTTCGGACAGGTTTATCCCATGTTGCTCGCCTGCAAGGACGAGCAGAGGGAAAAGTATCTGCTGCCGACGGTGCGAGGCGAGAAGATTTGCGCCATGGCCATAACCGAGCCGGGCGCCGGTTCCGATGCTGCCTCGATCACCACGACGGCCGAACGCGACGGTGACGAATGGGTGCTGAAGGGCACCAAGCACTTCATCAGCGATGGCGATATCGCAGACTATGTTATCGTCATGGCCCTGACGGACAGAGAAAAACGCGCCCGCGGCGGCATCACGCTGTTCCTCGTCGACAAGGGCACGCCGGGCTTCAGCGTCGCCCGCACCCAGCCGATGATGGGCCATCGCGGTTACGGTCATGCGGAACTTGTCTTCGACAATTGCCGTATCCCGGCCTCCGCCGTGCTCGGCGAGATCGGTGCGGGTTTCAAGCTGATCATGCAGAGCGTGCTGGAAATCCGCCTTGCCCATATTGGTGCCCGCGCCGTCGGCATGGCCAGCCGCGCGCTGGAACTGATGCGGCGCTACGCGGGTGAGCGCCGACAATTCGGCCAGGCCATCGGCGACTTCCAGATGGTGCAGAAACTCATTGCCGATAGCGCCATCGAGATCTTCGCTGTCAAGATGATGGTTCTCAATGCTGCCTGGGAGATCGACCAGGGTCTGGAGCCGCGCGACAAGGTCTCGATGATCAAGGTCGCTGCCTCCGAAATGCAGGGCCGCGTCGTCGACCGCGCGATCCAGGTGTTCGGCGGCATGGGCTTCACCAAGGAGATGCCGCTGGAGCGCATGTATCGCGATGCGCGCGTCACACGCATCTATGACGGCACCTCGGAAATCCACCGGATGCTGATTGCCCGCAGCACCATCAAGAACGGCCTCAATCTCTAA
- a CDS encoding ABC transporter substrate-binding protein, translated as MFSRFLKATAVAALLLSPAVASAQCIPAISDDNLVEKGKLLLSINPTNPPQQFVDKDGNLRGLNVELAAELGKRICMPIELVRMDFPGMIPAMNAGRIDGLNTGMFWNEERSKLMYTVPYGRQSVSVVVAPNSGTTYSKPEELLGKVSAVEVSSYQMNWLKKFSEERVAAGGKAVDIRTFPTATNVVSALLAGQVDNAFLVDSVARDLVGKGKVKEALTGLGAARTTLAFRNKAVADAIVKGLNEMRADGTYQALFDKFGLTALPPEQPLEIAGPGPA; from the coding sequence ATGTTTTCACGATTCCTGAAGGCGACCGCCGTAGCGGCGCTTCTCCTGTCACCTGCCGTCGCCAGCGCCCAATGTATCCCGGCCATCAGCGACGACAATCTCGTCGAGAAAGGCAAACTGCTTCTCTCCATCAACCCGACCAACCCACCACAGCAATTCGTCGACAAGGACGGCAATCTGCGGGGGCTGAACGTCGAGCTGGCCGCCGAGCTTGGCAAGCGGATCTGCATGCCGATCGAGCTCGTGCGCATGGATTTTCCGGGAATGATCCCGGCCATGAATGCCGGCCGTATTGATGGGCTGAACACCGGCATGTTCTGGAACGAGGAGCGGTCCAAGCTCATGTACACTGTTCCCTACGGCCGCCAGTCCGTCTCCGTCGTCGTTGCACCCAATAGCGGCACGACCTATTCCAAGCCGGAAGAGTTGCTGGGTAAGGTATCGGCGGTTGAGGTCAGTTCCTACCAGATGAACTGGTTGAAGAAGTTCAGCGAGGAGCGGGTCGCCGCCGGCGGTAAGGCGGTGGACATCCGCACCTTCCCGACAGCCACCAATGTCGTCAGCGCCCTGCTGGCCGGACAGGTCGACAATGCCTTCCTCGTCGACAGCGTCGCCCGCGACCTTGTCGGCAAAGGCAAGGTCAAGGAGGCCCTGACTGGGCTCGGTGCAGCGCGCACCACGCTTGCCTTCCGTAACAAGGCGGTCGCCGATGCCATCGTCAAGGGGCTGAACGAGATGCGTGCTGATGGTACCTATCAGGCGCTCTTCGACAAGTTCGGCCTGACCGCGCTCCCGCCCGAGCAGCCGCTTGAGATCGCCGGCCCGGGTCCAGCCTGA
- a CDS encoding efflux RND transporter periplasmic adaptor subunit yields MFRINRSLFLLLPALALSACREKQEAPAEAPRPVLSVVVEEKPADALRLTGTVESRIQTDLGFRVLGRIIARNVDVADLVKKGDVVASIDPLALELSVKSAQSDLSNAEAQLANAVTTEQRQRVLAEARSGTEAALEEAEQATRTANAAVAKARANLDKAEEQLGYAQLHAEFDGVVTATSGEIGQVVSAGQTVVTIARPEVRDVVVDVPQFAAQRLEIGSAFAIALQLDPKIHTTGVVREIAPEAETATRTRRTKISLQDAPPAFRLGSVVTASALAASEPQIMLPSSALLKTDGGWGVWIVNADTATVTLRPVTLEGEPAEGGSVRITGGVKPGERVASAGVHKLRDGQAIRIDQEVHQ; encoded by the coding sequence ATGTTCAGGATAAACAGAAGCTTGTTTTTGCTGCTTCCAGCGCTCGCGCTCTCGGCCTGCCGGGAAAAGCAGGAGGCGCCAGCCGAGGCACCGCGCCCGGTGCTCTCCGTCGTGGTTGAGGAGAAGCCGGCCGATGCGCTGCGCCTCACCGGCACGGTGGAATCGCGCATTCAGACCGATCTCGGCTTTCGTGTTCTTGGCAGGATCATCGCTCGTAACGTCGATGTCGCCGATCTCGTCAAGAAAGGCGACGTGGTGGCGTCGATTGACCCGCTCGCGCTCGAACTTTCAGTGAAAAGCGCGCAATCCGATCTTTCCAATGCCGAAGCGCAGCTTGCGAATGCGGTAACGACCGAACAACGCCAGCGCGTGCTGGCCGAGGCGCGCAGCGGCACGGAAGCGGCACTGGAAGAGGCCGAACAGGCGACGCGAACCGCCAATGCCGCCGTCGCCAAGGCCCGCGCAAATCTGGACAAGGCCGAAGAACAGCTGGGTTATGCGCAGCTTCATGCGGAATTCGATGGCGTGGTGACGGCAACCTCAGGCGAAATCGGCCAGGTCGTCTCGGCCGGCCAGACTGTCGTGACCATCGCCCGCCCGGAAGTGCGCGATGTGGTGGTCGATGTTCCGCAATTTGCGGCCCAGCGACTGGAAATCGGATCGGCCTTCGCGATTGCGTTGCAGCTCGACCCTAAAATACACACAACCGGCGTGGTGCGCGAGATTGCCCCGGAAGCCGAAACGGCGACGCGGACGCGCCGCACGAAAATCAGCCTGCAGGATGCGCCGCCGGCGTTCCGGCTCGGATCGGTCGTCACGGCCTCGGCGCTTGCCGCCTCCGAGCCGCAGATCATGCTTCCCTCTTCTGCCCTGCTGAAAACCGATGGTGGATGGGGTGTCTGGATCGTCAACGCCGATACCGCCACGGTAACGTTGCGCCCTGTCACATTGGAGGGCGAGCCGGCCGAGGGCGGCAGCGTGCGCATCACCGGTGGCGTCAAGCCCGGCGAACGCGTCGCGAGCGCCGGCGTGCACAAGCTTAGGGATGGACAGGCCATCAGGATCGATCAGGAGGTCCATCAGTGA
- a CDS encoding MaoC family dehydratase: protein MYDPKSFDDLSVGEKVTLSKTITEADGALYIAATGDFGPVHVDEVYAGATRFGKRLAPGIMVAGLCTSVLTSELVGTIGVSIEDRFWFTGPVFYGDTITFDVWIAEKREENRTIIWQASARNTDGLEVLKAEATLKFPRKKPAAA, encoded by the coding sequence ATGTACGATCCAAAATCCTTCGATGACCTCAGCGTGGGAGAGAAGGTCACCCTCTCCAAGACGATCACCGAGGCCGACGGCGCCCTCTATATCGCGGCCACGGGGGATTTCGGCCCCGTGCATGTGGACGAGGTCTATGCCGGTGCGACCCGTTTCGGCAAGCGGCTTGCGCCGGGCATCATGGTGGCGGGGCTTTGCACGAGTGTCCTCACCAGCGAGCTCGTTGGCACGATCGGCGTGTCCATCGAGGACCGCTTCTGGTTCACCGGACCGGTCTTCTATGGCGATACCATCACTTTCGATGTCTGGATCGCCGAGAAGCGCGAGGAAAACCGAACCATCATCTGGCAGGCGAGTGCGCGCAACACAGACGGCCTTGAAGTGCTGAAGGCGGAAGCCACGCTCAAATTCCCGCGCAAGAAGCCGGCTGCGGCATGA
- a CDS encoding electron transfer flavoprotein subunit alpha/FixB family protein encodes MAILLLAEHDNATLSDLTGKTLTAATQIGGDVHILVAGSGAKGAADAAAKLSGVSKVLLADDASYANALAEPLAALIVSLSPSYDVIIAPATASAKNVAPRVAALLDVAQVSEIIEVVSPDTFKRPIYAGNAIQTVQATDAKKVITVRPTAFAAAAEGGSAPVETIGAAENPGLSSFVSDALASSDRPELTSAKIIISGGRALGSSEKFKEVILPVADKLGAAVGASRAAVDAGYAPNDWQVGQTGKVVAPQLYIAAGISGAIQHLAGMKDSKVIVAINKDEEAPIFQVADYGLVADLFVALPELEKAL; translated from the coding sequence ATGGCCATTCTTCTTCTGGCAGAACACGACAACGCAACCCTTTCCGACCTGACGGGCAAGACGCTGACAGCGGCAACCCAGATCGGCGGCGACGTCCACATTCTGGTTGCCGGTTCCGGTGCCAAGGGTGCCGCCGACGCGGCCGCGAAACTCTCCGGCGTTTCCAAGGTGCTGCTGGCCGATGACGCGTCCTATGCCAATGCGCTCGCCGAGCCGCTGGCGGCGCTGATCGTTTCGCTCAGCCCCTCCTACGACGTCATCATCGCGCCGGCGACCGCGTCGGCCAAGAACGTTGCCCCGCGTGTGGCGGCCCTTCTCGATGTGGCGCAGGTCTCGGAAATCATCGAGGTCGTCAGCCCTGATACCTTCAAGCGCCCGATCTATGCCGGCAACGCCATCCAGACGGTACAGGCGACCGATGCGAAGAAGGTGATCACCGTGCGCCCGACCGCCTTTGCGGCGGCGGCTGAAGGCGGCTCGGCTCCGGTCGAAACCATTGGCGCTGCCGAGAACCCCGGCCTGTCCAGCTTCGTGTCCGACGCGCTCGCCTCTTCCGACCGTCCGGAACTGACATCGGCCAAGATCATCATCTCGGGCGGTCGCGCGCTCGGTTCGTCGGAAAAGTTCAAGGAAGTCATCCTTCCGGTCGCCGACAAGCTCGGTGCAGCCGTTGGCGCATCGCGCGCGGCGGTCGATGCGGGTTATGCGCCGAACGACTGGCAGGTTGGCCAGACCGGCAAGGTGGTCGCGCCGCAGCTTTACATCGCCGCCGGCATCTCCGGCGCCATCCAGCATCTGGCCGGCATGAAGGACTCAAAGGTCATCGTCGCCATCAACAAGGACGAGGAAGCGCCGATCTTCCAGGTCGCCGATTACGGCCTCGTCGCAGATCTGTTCGTGGCGCTGCCGGAACTCGAAAAGGCGCTGTGA